The Candidatus Korarchaeota archaeon NZ13-K genomic sequence AGCGGCTTCCACCATGCTCCTATCCCTCCTCAAGTCGCAGTCACTCGCTGTGATCCTATTGATACTCGCCTGGATGGGCTACTCCATCTACAGCCCCGCGGCGCTGGCCCTGGTTTCTGAGGTGTCTGAGGGGACGGCCACCTCCTACGGGTGGTACTACCTCTTCGTCACGGCCGGGCAGATGGCGGGGCAGGCGCTCTCCGGATCCTTGATGAGGCTGGGCGGCTATCCGCTCCTCTTCTCCCTGGGAGGATGCCTCAGCCTCATCTCCGCCTTCCTGACCTGGATCTGGTTCAGGGGGAGGAGCGGAGGGGCTAGGGTGAGCCTCCTGGAGGATCTCAGCAGGGGAGCCGGCATACTCATCAGGAACAGGTACCTGAGCCACCTAGCGGTCTCCCTATCGCTCCACGGCATAGGATTCACCATGTCCTTCACCTTCATACCGATAGTAGCGAGGTCCTATCAGGGGATGAGCGAGCCCGAGATAGGCCTGGCCCTCTCCCTGTGGAGCCTCGGCAACCTTGTAGCTACCGTGCCCCTCGGGAGGGTGACTGACAGGATAGGGGGTAGGGAGATGCTGATATATCACCTGGCAGCCTCATCCGCGGTCTGGTGGATCTATCCATTCCTCAGGAATGAGTTCTTGATATACGCTCTTATGCTGATCCAGGGGTTCGTGGGAGCCATGGATCTCCCCGCCAGGAGGCTCCTGCTGATCGGAATATCGGAGAGGGAAGTGGCGACCGCCATAGGATCTCTGGACTCCATAACATTCCTGTTCAGCTCCCTGGGGAACTTCCTGGCCGGTTACACCTGGTATCTCGGCTACTGGGTCCCCTTCGTCCTGGGATGCGTCGTGAACACGGTGGGTCTGCT encodes the following:
- a CDS encoding MFS transporter, with the protein product MRMMREVLKLSSIAFIFNSGFYLATSLAVLYLSDLGMPELLIGIAMTLVRLSYGLSSMFSGAMADRIGRYHPMILGFSLGAASTMLLSLLKSQSLAVILLILAWMGYSIYSPAALALVSEVSEGTATSYGWYYLFVTAGQMAGQALSGSLMRLGGYPLLFSLGGCLSLISAFLTWIWFRGRSGGARVSLLEDLSRGAGILIRNRYLSHLAVSLSLHGIGFTMSFTFIPIVARSYQGMSEPEIGLALSLWSLGNLVATVPLGRVTDRIGGREMLIYHLAASSAVWWIYPFLRNEFLIYALMLIQGFVGAMDLPARRLLLIGISEREVATAIGSLDSITFLFSSLGNFLAGYTWYLGYWVPFVLGCVVNTVGLLLLLRVRPAS